From the genome of Rhizobium binae, one region includes:
- a CDS encoding thiamine diphosphokinase — translation MPMSQSTFTILLGGELSLTERLRQAVGGSRFIAADGGMRHAAALGVTPELWVGDFDSTPADLDGAFLNVPKQPYPAAKAATDGEIAVSEAIARGARRLVLAGALGGERSDHALQHLLSAVGLAEAGFDVLLTSGKEEAVPLIAGTVELDLPKGSLFSVPGFGPLTGLSIENARYPLSDFHLPFGSSRTISNVAEGKVRFSLSSGRAIVLARPYDLSGV, via the coding sequence ATGCCCATGAGCCAATCCACCTTCACCATTCTGCTCGGCGGCGAACTCAGCCTGACGGAGCGCCTGCGCCAAGCGGTCGGCGGCAGCCGCTTCATCGCAGCCGATGGCGGCATGCGGCATGCGGCAGCGCTCGGCGTGACGCCGGAACTCTGGGTCGGCGATTTCGATTCAACGCCGGCCGATCTTGACGGGGCGTTTCTCAATGTGCCTAAACAGCCCTACCCGGCGGCAAAGGCGGCAACGGACGGCGAAATCGCCGTATCGGAAGCGATCGCCCGCGGCGCGCGGCGGCTGGTCCTCGCCGGTGCGCTCGGCGGCGAACGCTCCGACCACGCGCTCCAGCATCTGCTGTCGGCCGTCGGCTTGGCGGAAGCGGGTTTTGACGTGCTGCTGACCTCGGGAAAGGAGGAGGCGGTGCCGCTGATTGCCGGCACGGTCGAACTCGATCTTCCGAAAGGCAGCCTGTTTTCCGTGCCGGGTTTCGGCCCGCTGACCGGCCTTTCGATTGAAAATGCGCGTTATCCGCTCTCAGATTTCCACCTGCCTTTCGGCTCGTCGCGCACCATTTCCAACGTGGCGGAAGGCAAAGTTCGCTTTTCGCTCAGCAGCGGCCGGGCGATCGTGCTTGCCCGACCCTATGATCTTTCCGGAGTCTGA
- a CDS encoding MarR family winged helix-turn-helix transcriptional regulator → MNEALTKILSDRPAEPDENLPRIGRSMARMRLMTGRRLIGRLAIQSAAPGLELSHLDVLDAVRRAEPNGEVTVGTIAEMLRIDPSRASRVVADMVGRNVLRREASQADARRIVVVITDAGQALLAEIHAQKLAIISEIVSEWPREDIERFATLFERFIGGYEAIFLSRDKDTPG, encoded by the coding sequence ATGAATGAAGCCTTGACCAAGATCCTATCCGACAGACCGGCCGAGCCGGACGAGAACCTGCCTCGCATCGGCCGGAGCATGGCGCGCATGCGGCTGATGACCGGGCGGCGGTTGATCGGCCGGCTGGCAATCCAGAGCGCCGCGCCCGGTCTTGAACTTTCCCATCTCGACGTGCTGGACGCCGTGCGGCGGGCCGAACCAAACGGGGAGGTCACTGTCGGCACGATCGCGGAGATGCTGCGCATCGATCCGTCGCGCGCCAGCCGGGTGGTGGCCGACATGGTCGGGCGCAATGTGTTGCGCCGCGAGGCCTCGCAGGCCGATGCGCGGCGGATCGTCGTCGTCATCACCGACGCCGGCCAGGCCTTGCTTGCCGAGATCCACGCGCAGAAACTTGCGATCATCTCCGAGATCGTCTCCGAGTGGCCGCGCGAGGATATCGAGCGCTTCGCAACCCTGTTCGAACGGTTCATTGGTGGATACGAAGCAATCTTTCTGTCGCGCGACAAGGATACACCCGGTTGA